One Etheostoma cragini isolate CJK2018 chromosome 18, CSU_Ecrag_1.0, whole genome shotgun sequence DNA window includes the following coding sequences:
- the katnbl1 gene encoding KATNB1-like protein 1 has protein sequence MKQVDIINKEELDKERFQVHYGVQSPGKAKRLSSCKRKGYPLVEVGLKLHRRTSDVGRVCEPGMANKENELTCSEDVRGMHYNDNCGLPMNSAEASKMAGASSKYSDLTELSKDHEAMTRILFGRNLRLKVAQTLWQKTPSELVAYLIRIEDTGVLLDCLPVLTNNLKTEAPCLSLGCCVDLMPQVKGILASKYEENIMVGLHWVQSVIRKWWPELSKNEKRLRDSSEDRNIEIMKQRLKDLWKEGARLCLVPGSTGELAKAIESYLSQLP, from the exons ATGAAGCAG GTGGATATTATAAATAAGGAAGAATTAGATAAAGAAAG ATTTCAAGTCCATTACGGAGTACAAAGCCCAGGCAAAGCGAAGCGATTGTCATCTTGCAAAAGGAAGGGTTACCCATTGGTGGAGGTGGGCTTGAAGCTGCACCGCAGAACATCAGATGTAGGCCGTGTCTGTGAGCCTGGCATGGccaacaaagaaaatgagctGACGTGCTCCGAAGATGTGCGGGGCATGCACTACAATGACAACTGCGGGCTCCCTATGAACTCTGCAGAGGCATCCAAGATGGCAGGGGCCAGCTCCAAGTACAGTGACTTAACTGAG TTATCAAAGGACCATGAAGCTATGACTCGCATCCTTTTTGGAAGGAACCTACGACTAAAAGTAGCCCAAACACTATGGCAAAAAACTCCTAGTGAATTAGTGGCCTACCTGATAAG AATTGAAGACACAGGGGTGCTGCTTGACTGCTTACCCGTCTTAACAAACAA CCTTAAAACTGAAGCACCATGTTTGTCACTTGGCTGCTGCGTTGACCTCATGCCCCAAGTGAAAGGAATTCTTGCCAGTAAATATGAAGA AAACATAATGGTGGGTTTACACTGGGTTCAGTCCGTCATCAGGAAATGGTGGCCAGAACTTTCTAAGAATGAGAAAAGACTGCGGGACAGTTCAGAAGACAG GAATATTGAAATCATGAAGCAGCGGCTGAAGGACTTGTGGAAGGAAGGGGCCCGATTGTGTTTGGTTCCGGGATCTACTGGAGAACTGGcaaag GCCATTGAGTCTTATCTATCACAGCTTCCCTGA